A part of Acipenser ruthenus chromosome 12, fAciRut3.2 maternal haplotype, whole genome shotgun sequence genomic DNA contains:
- the LOC117417453 gene encoding vesicle-associated membrane protein 2-like: MSAPAPTQGPLSGSANPETGGPPPPPNTTSNRRIQQSQAQVDEVVDVMRMNMEKVMERDTKLSELDDRADALQAGASQFETSAAKLKRKNWWKNCKMMIILGGVCAIILIIIIIYFCT, from the exons AT GTCAGCTCCAGCCCCTACACAAGGACCCCTCAGTGGGTCGGCCAATCCAGAGACTGGGggtccccccccaccccctaacACCACTAGCAACCGTCGGATCCAGCAGTCCCAAGCACAGGTGGACGAG GTGGTGGATGTGATGAGAATGAACATGGAGAAGGTCATGGAGAGAGACACAAAGCTCTCCGAGCTGGATGACCGCGCTGATGCTCTCCAAGCTGGGGCCTCCCAGTTCGAAACCAGTGCAGCCAAACTGAAGAGGAAGAACTGGTGGAAAAACTGTAAG atgaTGATCATTCTTGGAGGGGTTTGTGCAATCATTCTAATTATCATCATCA TTTATTTCTGCACCTAA